From the Paraburkholderia sp. PREW-6R genome, one window contains:
- a CDS encoding chemotaxis protein CheW, whose protein sequence is MLFILFTLDSERYVIDATQVERLMPLTPKAPPKSIPGAPPWVAGVLDHEGAPLPLIDLPALALGRPAARLMSTRVVLVRYPHAGTVRLLALLLEGATRTIRLEASAFRESGIDLPDARYLGPVASEAGGLVQWIRVEHLLPDYVKALLFAEARA, encoded by the coding sequence ATGCTGTTCATCCTCTTCACGCTCGATAGCGAACGCTATGTGATCGACGCGACGCAGGTGGAGCGTCTGATGCCACTCACGCCGAAAGCGCCGCCAAAGTCGATTCCCGGCGCACCGCCGTGGGTTGCGGGCGTGCTCGACCACGAAGGCGCGCCGCTGCCGCTGATCGACCTGCCGGCGCTTGCGTTGGGCCGTCCCGCTGCACGACTGATGTCCACGCGCGTGGTGCTGGTTCGCTACCCTCATGCGGGCACGGTGCGGCTGCTCGCGCTGTTGCTCGAAGGCGCGACACGCACGATCCGGCTCGAAGCCAGTGCGTTTCGCGAGTCCGGCATCGACCTGCCGGATGCGCGCTATCTTGGCCCCGTCGCAAGCGAAGCGGGCGGTCTGGTGCAGTGGATTCGCGTCGAGCATCTGCTGCCCGATTACGTCAAGGCGCTGCTGTTTGCCGAGGCGCGCGCATGA
- a CDS encoding methyl-accepting chemotaxis protein, whose product MKQWTIRQRILCSFGIVLIVMLAMAVVTLEQLGGIDRDAKSQQQDSMPGLYYATAMRAAWFENYSVTQRLVYIDADADAVKRDTTRLQETQQTLQKLTNDYGATIFRDSDRELFNDFRLQQTQYLPIQTSLLGALPTSKAEAARIFNAQLTPVWETGRLSVRKLVEDNKAYADQAAASIRRSVEATRIVLLVMLLVAAAVAVAAGYWLLRAVTTPMAKVLRVVDVMRTGDLTQRLQLNRADEIGALEAGFNRMTDELTALVGQAQKSAVQVTTSVTEIAATSREQQATANETAATTTEIGATSREIFATSRDLLRTMNEVSDVAGQSAALAGTGHAGLARMEETMRLVMEAAGSVNAKLAILNEKASNINQVVATITKVADQTNLLSLNAAIEAEKAGEYGRGFAVVATEIRRLADQTAVATYDIEQMVKEIQSAVAAGVMGMDKFSEEVRRGMLDVQNVGGHLTQIIQQVQQLAPRFSMVNEGMQTQATGAEQITQALTQLSEAAQQTAESLRQSTQAIDDLTHVANSLRTGVSRFKVSA is encoded by the coding sequence GTGAAACAGTGGACTATCCGGCAACGGATTCTGTGCAGTTTTGGGATCGTGCTGATCGTGATGCTGGCAATGGCAGTCGTCACCCTGGAACAGCTCGGCGGCATTGACCGCGACGCGAAGAGTCAGCAACAGGACTCCATGCCGGGTCTTTATTACGCGACCGCCATGCGCGCGGCCTGGTTCGAGAACTACAGTGTCACGCAACGTCTTGTCTATATCGACGCCGACGCCGACGCCGTCAAACGCGACACGACGCGCCTCCAGGAAACCCAGCAGACCTTGCAAAAGCTCACGAACGACTACGGCGCGACGATTTTTCGCGATTCCGACCGTGAGCTCTTCAACGATTTCCGTCTGCAACAGACCCAGTACCTGCCCATCCAGACCTCGTTGCTGGGCGCGCTGCCCACGTCGAAAGCCGAAGCGGCGCGCATCTTCAACGCGCAGCTCACGCCGGTGTGGGAAACCGGGCGGCTTTCGGTTCGCAAGCTCGTCGAGGACAACAAGGCGTATGCCGATCAGGCTGCCGCAAGCATTCGCCGGTCGGTCGAGGCAACTCGCATCGTGCTGCTGGTCATGCTGCTGGTCGCAGCGGCCGTGGCCGTCGCTGCAGGCTACTGGCTGCTGCGCGCCGTCACCACGCCGATGGCCAAAGTGCTGCGAGTCGTCGACGTCATGCGCACCGGCGACCTGACGCAGCGCCTGCAACTGAATCGCGCCGACGAAATCGGCGCACTCGAGGCGGGTTTTAACCGCATGACCGACGAACTCACCGCGCTCGTCGGGCAGGCGCAGAAGTCGGCGGTACAGGTCACCACGTCGGTGACGGAAATCGCCGCGACTTCGCGCGAACAGCAGGCCACCGCGAACGAAACCGCCGCCACGACGACCGAGATCGGCGCGACGTCGCGGGAGATTTTCGCGACCTCGCGCGATCTGCTGCGCACGATGAACGAAGTATCCGACGTCGCCGGTCAGTCCGCGGCGCTCGCGGGCACCGGCCACGCCGGCCTCGCGCGCATGGAAGAGACGATGCGCCTCGTCATGGAAGCCGCCGGCTCGGTGAACGCCAAGCTCGCGATCCTCAACGAGAAGGCCAGCAATATCAACCAGGTGGTGGCCACCATCACCAAAGTGGCGGACCAGACCAACCTGTTGTCGCTGAACGCCGCGATCGAAGCGGAGAAGGCCGGCGAGTATGGCCGAGGCTTCGCCGTGGTCGCGACCGAAATTCGCCGGCTGGCCGATCAGACCGCCGTCGCGACGTACGACATCGAACAGATGGTCAAGGAAATTCAGTCCGCCGTGGCCGCTGGCGTCATGGGCATGGACAAGTTTTCCGAAGAAGTGCGCCGCGGCATGCTCGACGTGCAAAACGTCGGCGGCCATCTCACGCAGATCATCCAGCAGGTGCAGCAACTCGCGCCGCGCTTTTCGATGGTCAACGAAGGCATGCAGACGCAGGCCACGGGCGCCGAGCAGATCACCCAGGCGCTCACGCAATTGTCCGAGGCCGCGCAGCAGACCGCGGAGTCGCTGCGTCAGTCGACGCAGGCGATCGACGACCTGACGCACGTCGCCAATAGTCTGCGTACCGGTGTGTCGCGCTTCAAGGTGAGCGCCTGA
- a CDS encoding ecotin precursor, with translation MKKIAVALVMIGSLSVAGQASAHGNGGDVVGALIGGAVLGAVVTSALNPAPVAAYQQPAYAQPAYAQPVYQPAPVYAAAPPGYCYDPYQRAYVACSAPPPAQYGYPQAQPGW, from the coding sequence ATGAAAAAGATTGCGGTCGCGTTGGTGATGATTGGAAGCCTGAGTGTTGCAGGGCAAGCGTCGGCTCATGGCAATGGTGGCGACGTGGTAGGCGCGCTGATCGGCGGCGCCGTGCTTGGGGCAGTGGTGACGTCGGCGCTGAATCCGGCGCCCGTGGCGGCCTATCAGCAACCGGCTTACGCACAGCCGGCATACGCACAGCCGGTATATCAGCCGGCGCCGGTCTATGCGGCTGCGCCGCCGGGATACTGCTACGACCCCTATCAGCGCGCGTATGTGGCGTGCAGTGCGCCGCCGCCGGCGCAATATGGGTATCCACAGGCGCAGCCTGGCTGGTAA